GGCGGTCAGCGTTGCCAGCGCGCGCCAAAGATGGTCGGAGTCGGCGATGCCGGTGGCGTGATCGGGCACCGTGTGCTGCGGGTCGATATCGGCCGTCGGAGCCTCGGTGTACGAGCGTCTGCGCGTCATCGACAGGAACTCGTTCACCAGGATCCGCCGGACGTAGTGATGCGGATCGTCCGCGCCGCGCACCTTCCGCCAGGACCGGAACGCCTGCATCAACGCGATCTGTGCCAGGTCCTCCGCCCGCTGGTAGTCGCCGGAGACGGTGAACCCGAGTCGCACCAGTTCCTGCCCACGGGCGGATACGTACTCCTCGAACTCCACTCGCCACTCCCTGGCCGGCCGTACAACTCCTCACATCTATTAAGACGCATCGAGTCGCGCGGCTGATGCAACCGTTCGTACACAGTTGGATCTCGCGATACGGATCTCGCGGCGCTGCCTTGGACTGCCTTGGACTGTCTGCGCGGTCCGATAGGTCAGGCCGCGGCCTGCCCTGCGGGTGGGCCTCGGAAAGGGTCCGCAGGGCAGGCGCGGGTCACCCCGCTCCGGACGGCTTCGGGGTGCACGTCCGGGCGCGGGGGGTCAGCGGAGGCCGAGTGACTTGGTCAGCTCGGCCGTCACCTGGCGTGGTGCCGGCAGCGTGCCAGGCTTGCCCTGGCCCTCCAGGGAGGTCGCCACCAGCCGGTGGCAACCGAAGGCTTCGGCGGTGAAGGACAGCACGCCGCGGTCGTTGTCGGTGAACCGCAGGACGTACGTGGGGCCGAGTTCCTTGGTGCAGATGCTCGGCTTCTTCGCGACCGGCTTGGCCGCGTTGACCAGGGCGAACAGCTCGGTCGCCTGCTTGCCGTTGCGCTTGGTCTTGACGGTCGCGTAGTCCTGCCCGGCCGCCTGCGCGTCGAACTGGCAGATCGTCACACTGACCGGGTGGAACGCCGAGGTGGCGACGCCCTGGCCCCAGACCACTTTGTCGGTGGCGGTGCGGACGGCCGTGATGGTTTCCGGGCAGTCCATGCTCGGGGTGCCGCTGGGGGTGGGCGACAGGCTGGGGGTGGTCGGGGTGTCCGTGGGCTGTGCGGCGGGCGGGGACGAGGCGTTCTCGGTGCCGCAGGCGGCGGCGAATCCGAGTACGGCCACGACGAGCGTCGCACCGATCAGGCCCCGGGTCCGTAATGCACTCACGACTCGGTCCTTCCGGGTTGGCAAGGTCCACCATGATGCTCGAACGGGGTCACGCCGCGCGTGCCGGAACATCACGGCAGCACGTCTATCCGGTCACGCCGCCCGATCGAGCGGCAACCGAGGCACACCTGTAACCCGCGCGCACTGGCCGCCCCCTCGTCCTCGGACCCGTACTACGCACCCGACAGGGCGATCTCACGGTCGTCCGGCGAACCCTCTCCGGCTGCCCGGCGCCCACCTCCGCGTCGCCCGGGATGCACTGCCCGGGATGCGCCGACCGGCCGTAGCGGCTGCCGTTGTCCCCGTGGCGCCTTACGATGCTGTGTCGTGGGCCGGAAGAAAGACGCTGCCGCCGCCGCGCAGCGCGCACGTGAGGAATGGCAGCTCGGCGTCGACTGGGCGCGCTGGCTGCTGGCCGGCAACGTACCCGCCGAGCTCACCATGTACGGGCTGGTGCTCGACCCGGGCGAAACCGCCTACATCCAGACCAACGCCCAGTACGCCCGGTTGTACGGCGGAAACGGGCGCTACACGCACACCG
The genomic region above belongs to Kribbella solani and contains:
- a CDS encoding SigE family RNA polymerase sigma factor — translated: MEFEEYVSARGQELVRLGFTVSGDYQRAEDLAQIALMQAFRSWRKVRGADDPHHYVRRILVNEFLSMTRRRSYTEAPTADIDPQHTVPDHATGIADSDHLWRALATLTARERVVLVLRYYQDLDDQTIADLLGIKPSSVRATASRALAALRKTRESHRVDERLS